In Sinorhizobium mexicanum, one DNA window encodes the following:
- a CDS encoding ABC transporter permease has translation MRLGFNFWLGGGLTGLVILAGILAPWIAPFDPVLDADLMNSELPPDAIFWFGTDGQGRDVYTRILYGAQISLTVGIVSQVINSMIGITFGMTAGYWGGWWDDLVNGLTNVMLAIPSLIFALAVMAVLGPGLPSLLIALGLTNWSWTCRIARSSTLSLKSQGYVQAAQTLGYGDVRIMFTQILPNMMGPILVMATLGMGSAVLSEAALSFLGLGIQPPFPSWGSMLTDARQLIQLAPWAAIFPGLAIFLSVLGFNLLGDGLRDSLDPHMRTRKP, from the coding sequence ATGCGCCTCGGTTTCAACTTCTGGCTCGGCGGCGGGCTGACGGGGCTGGTGATCCTCGCCGGTATTCTCGCCCCGTGGATCGCGCCTTTCGACCCGGTGCTCGACGCGGATCTAATGAATTCCGAACTGCCGCCCGACGCCATTTTCTGGTTTGGCACGGACGGGCAGGGGCGTGACGTCTATACCCGTATCCTCTATGGCGCGCAGATCTCGTTGACGGTCGGTATCGTCTCGCAGGTGATCAATTCGATGATCGGCATCACATTCGGCATGACAGCCGGCTATTGGGGTGGCTGGTGGGACGATCTCGTCAACGGCCTGACGAACGTTATGCTTGCTATTCCCTCGCTGATCTTCGCTCTCGCCGTCATGGCCGTGCTCGGCCCCGGCCTTCCATCGCTGCTCATCGCGCTTGGCCTCACCAACTGGAGCTGGACTTGCCGCATCGCCAGGTCCTCCACGCTCTCCTTGAAGTCGCAGGGTTACGTGCAGGCAGCGCAGACACTCGGCTATGGGGACGTGCGCATCATGTTCACGCAGATCCTGCCTAACATGATGGGGCCGATCCTCGTCATGGCGACGCTCGGCATGGGGTCCGCAGTTCTTTCCGAAGCAGCACTCTCCTTTCTCGGCCTCGGTATACAGCCGCCCTTCCCGAGCTGGGGCTCAATGCTGACGGATGCGCGCCAGCTCATCCAGCTCGCGCCCTGGGCGGCGATCTTCCCCGGCCTTGCCATCTTCCTGTCGGTGCTTGGATTCAACCTTCTCGGCGACGGTCTGCGTGACAGCCTCGACCCGCATATGAGGACGCGCAAGCCATGA
- a CDS encoding beta-lactamase family protein, protein MFDHVGPQAATQGPGWGFGFGWSVLSDASQAATPQAEGTIQWGGAYGHYWFVDQKNRLTAVQLTNTAFEGMSGAFPWQVRDAIYGQRK, encoded by the coding sequence ATGTTCGACCATGTCGGTCCTCAGGCGGCGACTCAAGGTCCGGGCTGGGGCTTTGGATTTGGCTGGTCGGTGCTGTCCGACGCCTCCCAGGCGGCGACGCCCCAGGCCGAAGGAACGATCCAGTGGGGCGGCGCCTACGGGCATTACTGGTTCGTGGACCAAAAGAACCGCCTTACTGCAGTACAACTAACCAACACCGCATTCGAAGGGATGTCTGGAGCGTTTCCGTGGCAAGTCCGTGACGCGATCTACGGACAACGGAAATAG
- a CDS encoding gamma-glutamyl-gamma-aminobutyrate hydrolase family protein: MERKPRIAVIMDENTSSGGERYDISKKYFSAIARAGAFPFGIPYVPELVGPAVDEFDGFLSVGGRINFPKEWYVDGDQSRFPPSERLPVELALMEGFLARDKPVLGICNGMQMLGCLNGCRMVSDVYSSWPGALNHDGNQMLHDVQVAGGTRMAGIFSAETFKVNSLHREAIVEMSSDVVVTARGPDGVVEAIELSSRSFAMGLQWHPELLDAESHPGARIFDAFVKAAGD, translated from the coding sequence ATGGAACGCAAGCCGAGAATTGCCGTGATCATGGATGAAAACACCAGTTCGGGTGGAGAGCGGTACGACATTTCGAAGAAATATTTTTCCGCGATCGCTCGTGCCGGCGCGTTCCCCTTTGGAATCCCGTATGTGCCTGAACTTGTCGGTCCAGCAGTGGACGAGTTTGATGGTTTCTTGAGCGTCGGCGGGCGGATAAACTTTCCCAAGGAGTGGTACGTTGATGGTGACCAGTCCAGGTTTCCGCCATCAGAGCGTCTTCCTGTTGAATTGGCGTTGATGGAAGGCTTTCTTGCTCGTGACAAGCCTGTACTCGGAATCTGCAATGGCATGCAAATGCTTGGCTGTCTGAACGGCTGCCGGATGGTTTCGGATGTATATTCGTCTTGGCCGGGGGCGCTTAACCATGATGGAAACCAAATGCTCCATGATGTGCAGGTCGCAGGCGGCACCAGAATGGCTGGTATCTTCAGTGCCGAGACATTCAAGGTGAACAGCCTTCATCGGGAGGCAATCGTCGAAATGTCCAGTGACGTGGTTGTTACGGCCCGCGGGCCAGACGGAGTAGTCGAAGCGATAGAGCTGAGTTCGCGATCTTTTGCCATGGGCTTACAGTGGCATCCAGAACTGCTCGATGCCGAAAGCCACCCCGGCGCTCGAATATTCGACGCATTTGTGAAAGCTGCGGGCGACTGA
- a CDS encoding ATP-binding cassette domain-containing protein, giving the protein MTAPLLQVDDLHVHFPISGGGLLGIGRRTLHAVNGISFDLAKGECLSIVGESGCGKTTTALSILGLQKMTKGMIRYRGQPLAGAGAPGRMQRAKAVQMVFQDPYASLNPRQSVRTSLAAPLRLHGITAASEIEGRVEAMLKNVGLTPDQAARYPHEFSGGQRQRIGIARALILEPEIVVLDEPVSALDVSIRAQIINLLLDLQEKLGLSYLMISHDLSVVEHMSDRVLVMYFGEVVEEGGWREIFEAPAHPYTRRLIAAIPDPDAALNPTAKQDRFSDLPLLVGRRFVSDGDAAPDVFSAPGTSELIGIGRNHKVRVASA; this is encoded by the coding sequence ATGACCGCCCCCTTGTTGCAGGTGGACGACCTTCATGTCCATTTCCCCATTTCCGGCGGCGGCCTGCTTGGCATCGGGCGGCGCACGCTCCATGCCGTCAACGGTATCAGCTTTGATCTCGCCAAAGGGGAATGCCTGTCGATCGTCGGCGAGTCCGGCTGTGGCAAGACGACGACGGCGCTGTCCATCCTCGGCCTTCAGAAGATGACGAAAGGCATGATCCGCTATCGCGGCCAACCACTCGCAGGCGCCGGGGCACCCGGCCGCATGCAGCGCGCCAAAGCGGTGCAGATGGTTTTCCAAGATCCCTACGCTTCGCTTAATCCCCGCCAGTCTGTCCGTACTTCGCTTGCCGCGCCCCTGCGCCTGCACGGCATCACTGCGGCTTCGGAGATCGAGGGCCGCGTCGAAGCCATGCTGAAGAATGTCGGCCTGACCCCGGATCAGGCGGCCCGTTATCCGCACGAATTTTCCGGCGGCCAGCGCCAGCGCATAGGCATCGCCCGCGCGCTCATCCTCGAGCCGGAGATCGTCGTGTTGGATGAGCCGGTTTCCGCCCTTGACGTCTCGATCCGGGCGCAGATCATCAACCTGCTGCTGGACCTTCAGGAAAAGCTCGGCCTTTCCTACCTCATGATCAGTCACGACCTCAGCGTGGTAGAGCACATGAGTGACCGGGTGCTGGTCATGTATTTCGGCGAGGTGGTGGAAGAGGGCGGTTGGCGCGAGATCTTTGAAGCACCCGCCCATCCCTATACGCGTCGGCTGATCGCCGCCATCCCGGATCCGGATGCGGCGCTCAATCCGACCGCAAAGCAGGATCGATTCTCTGACCTGCCGCTGCTTGTGGGCCGTCGTTTCGTCTCGGACGGTGACGCCGCCCCGGATGTATTCTCCGCCCCGGGCACCTCCGAACTGATTGGGATCGGCAGGAACCACAAGGTCCGGGTTGCTTCCGCTTAG
- a CDS encoding isocitrate lyase/PEP mutase family protein: MLDQNAKFERLKALHYGDKAFVIPNPWDAGSARLLASLGFEALATTSAGYAFSKGKLDSFASLGRGEILENAAEIVGATDLPVSADLEDGFGAAPETCAETIRLACGVGLVGGSIEDATGNPDAPIYELSHAVERLRAAAEAARGLPFLLTARAENYLWERPDLEDTIRRLQAFSAAGADVLYAPGLPDIEAIRTVCAAVDKPVNVVMGLKGRSYSVAELSDAGVRRVSVGGSFARAALGALMRSAEEVKSTGTFTYAADALPAAIIGQLMSQEKRDDRR, from the coding sequence ATGCTAGATCAAAACGCCAAGTTCGAGCGCCTGAAGGCACTTCATTACGGAGACAAGGCATTCGTCATCCCCAATCCGTGGGACGCCGGTTCTGCGCGCCTGCTAGCAAGTCTCGGCTTCGAGGCTCTTGCGACCACAAGCGCGGGCTATGCGTTCTCAAAAGGCAAGCTGGACTCCTTTGCCAGCCTCGGCAGGGGCGAGATTCTTGAGAACGCCGCCGAGATCGTCGGCGCGACCGATCTGCCTGTCTCGGCGGACCTTGAAGACGGCTTCGGCGCTGCGCCAGAGACTTGCGCCGAAACCATTCGTTTGGCCTGCGGAGTCGGGCTGGTCGGTGGATCAATCGAGGATGCGACAGGCAATCCCGATGCTCCGATCTACGAGCTTTCCCACGCGGTCGAACGCCTTCGGGCTGCGGCAGAAGCGGCCCGTGGTCTGCCCTTCCTGCTGACGGCACGAGCCGAGAACTACCTTTGGGAAAGGCCCGACCTGGAAGATACGATCAGGCGGCTTCAAGCCTTCTCGGCAGCGGGGGCTGATGTTCTTTACGCCCCGGGTCTGCCTGACATTGAGGCCATCCGGACCGTCTGCGCGGCCGTGGACAAACCCGTCAACGTGGTCATGGGGCTAAAAGGACGAAGCTACTCTGTTGCGGAGCTGTCGGATGCCGGGGTGCGCCGGGTCAGCGTCGGTGGTTCCTTCGCACGGGCCGCGCTCGGCGCGTTGATGCGCTCGGCCGAGGAGGTGAAATCGACCGGTACGTTCACCTATGCCGCCGATGCACTCCCTGCCGCGATCATCGGCCAGCTCATGTCGCAAGAGAAGCGCGACGACAGGCGATGA
- a CDS encoding ABC transporter ATP-binding protein encodes MTGPLLDIKDLRLGIAPGRPAHRPILKGVSFQIMPGEAYGLVGESGSGKSMTSLAVMGLLKKPLVVSGGEILFKGQNLLAVPKREMRRLRGNRIAMIFQEPMTALNPLSTVGRQIAEMFVLHRGKSWSEAEKLAVEALGNVRVPNPDRRAKNYPHQMSGGLRQRVMIAMALACNPDLLIADEPTTALDVTVQAEVLRLIKELCAARGTAVLFISHDLGVIASICQRVGVMYSGCLVEENETRALFENPRHEYTRGLLGALPRLGSRSDHGRQRLVDIDSVIPDRSRLTATRFIAPRGLEGSQP; translated from the coding sequence ATGACCGGGCCGCTTCTCGACATAAAGGATCTTCGGCTCGGTATCGCACCCGGCCGCCCCGCCCATCGCCCAATCCTCAAGGGCGTCTCGTTCCAGATCATGCCCGGCGAAGCCTATGGCCTCGTCGGCGAGTCCGGGTCCGGCAAGTCGATGACGTCGCTTGCGGTCATGGGACTTTTGAAGAAGCCCCTCGTCGTCTCCGGTGGCGAAATCCTGTTCAAGGGACAGAACCTACTTGCCGTGCCAAAGCGCGAGATGCGACGCCTGCGCGGCAACCGTATCGCCATGATCTTTCAGGAGCCGATGACGGCGCTGAACCCGCTCTCTACAGTCGGCCGGCAGATTGCCGAAATGTTCGTGCTGCATCGGGGCAAGAGTTGGAGCGAAGCGGAAAAGCTTGCCGTCGAAGCTTTGGGGAATGTCCGCGTGCCCAATCCCGACCGTCGCGCAAAAAACTATCCGCACCAGATGTCGGGGGGCCTGCGCCAGCGCGTGATGATCGCCATGGCGCTCGCCTGCAACCCGGATCTTCTGATCGCCGATGAGCCGACCACGGCGCTCGATGTCACGGTGCAGGCCGAGGTGCTGCGCCTCATTAAGGAACTCTGTGCCGCGCGCGGCACAGCAGTGCTTTTCATCAGCCACGATCTCGGCGTCATCGCCAGCATATGCCAGCGGGTTGGCGTCATGTATTCGGGCTGCCTCGTTGAGGAGAACGAGACGCGCGCGCTCTTCGAAAATCCCCGCCACGAATACACTCGTGGCCTGCTTGGTGCTCTGCCGCGCCTCGGCAGTCGCAGCGACCACGGTCGCCAACGGCTGGTCGATATCGACAGCGTCATCCCCGACCGCTCGAGGTTGACGGCGACCCGCTTCATCGCGCCGCGCGGCCTGGAAGGGAGCCAGCCATGA
- a CDS encoding ABC transporter permease has protein sequence MLRFTLRRTLQAIPTVIVVALLIFVIFSVVPGTFAASLFADGKRAADPQMIARLNEEFGLNKPLGERFVTYVADLAQFELGTSFRTRQPVADLINDRMGASLQLAVAAMVFALVVGVPLGFLAALRPGSVLDTVTMIGAVSGLSMPQFWLGLLMMYLFALQLNWLPSFGYGDGSFRNLILPAVTLGVTPLALLARTTRAGVLDVLNADFIRTAHSKGMSEAKVVRWHVARNALVLIVTTVGLQFGSLIGQAVVIEKLFAWPGIGSLLVDSVAIRDIPVVQGTILVIVLWFLVINTAVDLVYAAIDPRIKQE, from the coding sequence ATGCTTCGTTTTACCCTGCGTCGCACCCTGCAGGCCATCCCGACAGTGATCGTGGTGGCGTTGCTGATCTTCGTCATCTTCTCCGTGGTGCCTGGCACATTCGCGGCGAGCCTCTTTGCCGACGGTAAGCGCGCCGCCGACCCGCAGATGATCGCCCGCCTCAATGAGGAATTTGGGCTGAACAAGCCGCTGGGGGAGCGCTTCGTGACCTATGTCGCGGACCTCGCGCAATTCGAGCTCGGCACCAGCTTTCGGACCCGCCAGCCGGTTGCTGATCTCATCAACGACCGTATGGGCGCCTCGCTGCAACTCGCGGTTGCTGCCATGGTCTTCGCCCTGGTCGTGGGCGTGCCGCTCGGCTTCCTTGCGGCCCTTCGGCCCGGCTCGGTGCTCGATACGGTGACGATGATCGGAGCCGTCTCCGGCCTCTCCATGCCGCAGTTCTGGCTGGGCCTGCTGATGATGTATCTTTTCGCCCTGCAACTGAACTGGCTGCCGAGTTTCGGATATGGCGATGGTTCGTTCCGAAACCTCATCCTCCCGGCCGTCACGTTGGGCGTCACGCCGCTCGCACTCCTTGCGCGCACCACGCGGGCGGGCGTGCTCGACGTACTGAACGCGGATTTCATCCGCACCGCACATTCCAAGGGCATGAGCGAGGCGAAGGTCGTGCGCTGGCATGTGGCGCGCAACGCCCTTGTGTTGATCGTCACCACGGTTGGCCTGCAATTCGGCTCGCTGATCGGCCAGGCCGTCGTCATCGAAAAGCTCTTTGCATGGCCGGGCATCGGCTCGCTGTTGGTCGACAGTGTTGCCATCCGCGACATTCCGGTAGTGCAGGGCACGATCCTCGTCATCGTGCTGTGGTTCCTCGTCATCAATACGGCCGTCGATCTGGTCTATGCCGCGATCGATCCACGCATCAAGCAGGAGTGA